A genomic stretch from Strongyloides ratti genome assembly S_ratti_ED321, chromosome : 1 includes:
- a CDS encoding ATP-binding cassette sub-family G member 2 yields the protein MDKTKTFSNTNNSTILTKELEKDDTNVLKKSQSTISKGVELTWCDIKVSVPYGKSRKDVLKGVSGIAKPGEMLAIMGSSGAGKTTLLNLLTNIDQTKIKKSGSVRVNGKYLTVKEMRTISAYVQQIDVFAPRLTVLEQLNISAKLRMGRKCDKLKKEETVERLLRQMRLGDCKNTMIGSPSTQKGISIGEKKRLAIACELMDDPKILFCDEPTSGLDSYMAFQVVTAMEHQAKFNKTIVSTIHQPSSEVFYKFDKVCLMANGKVAYFGPVKELTKFWYSISTTLNCPPSYNPADFAIKMLSNSDDADQTTVNNRIEMITEAYEKSEYCNEIFKNVQEINTQTAVEDDNYKISTEYAASFWTQLELMIWRGFKTLSREPMLFKTRIVQTLFTVSILVALYWNMELNASTIQNFQGLLYLTALQLNMFLFSTAFTLTSELPLAIREYKAGIYGLWPYYIGKSLSEVPQITLLGLLFSTALYWSTGLYREIYSFIKFATVNTITINTSLAFAHMAACIFFVEEHTMLFLCALGYPLVLFAGFYMRSPLIPLYMKPLEYLSFYQYAHTSILANQWSNIGHIKGCISPNETITPNSIERHCQYSTGQEILESNGLTNMSYWYKIISFMGLFLFFKIVGGVALHVRGRMMK from the exons ATGGATAAAACAAAAACCTTTTCTAATACTAATAATTCTACAATATTAACCAAAGAATTAGAAAAAGATGATactaatgttttaaaaaaatctcaATCAACTATATCAAAAGGTGTTGAATTAACATGGTGTGATATTAAGGTAAGTGTACCATATGGAAAATCAAGAAAAGATGTCTTAAAAGGCGTATCAGGAATTGCAAAACCAGGTGAAATGTTAGCAATTATGGGTTCATCAGGAGCTGGTAAAACAACATtactaaatttattaacaaatattgatcaaacaaaaataaaaaaatcaggATCTGTTCGTGTTAATGGAAAATATCTTACAGTAAAAGAGATGCGAACAATTTCTGCATATGTCCAACAAATTGATGTTTTTGCTCCAAGATTAACTGTCCTggaacaattaaatatatcagCCAAACTTCGAATGGGTAGAAAATGtgataaacttaaaaaagaagaaactGTTGAAAGATTGTTAAGGCAAATGAGATTAGGTGATTGTAAAAATACGATGATTGGTTCACCATCAACACAAAAAGGTATTTCAATTGGTGAAAAAAAACGTTTAGCAATAGCATGTGAATTAATGGATGAtccaaaaattttattttgtgaTGAACCAACATCAGGTTTAGATTCTTATATGGCATTTCAAGTAGTTACAGCAATGGAACATCAagcaaaatttaataaaactattgTTTCCACAATTCATCAACCTTCAAGTGAagttttttacaaatttgataa agTTTGTTTAATGGCAAATGGAAAAGTTGCTTATTTTGGACCTGTAAAagaattaacaaaattttggTATTCAATATCAACTACATTAAATTGCCCACCAAGTTACAATCCAGCTGATTTTGCcattaaaatgttatcaaATTCAGATGATGCAGATCAAACTACAGTCAATAATCGTATTGAAATGATTACTGAAGCTTATGAAAAATCTGAATATtgtaatgaaatatttaaaaatgtacaaGAAATAAATACTCAAACAGCAGTAGAAgatgataattataaaatttcaacAGAATATGCAGCATCATTCTGGACACAATTAGAATTAATGATATGGAGAggatttaaaacattatccAGAGAAccaatgttatttaaaacacGAATTGTTCAGACACTTTTTACTGTTTCTATACTTGTAGCATTATATTGGAATATGGAACTTAATGCATCAACaattcaaaattttcaaGGTTTATTATATCTAACAGCACTTCAATTAAATATGTTCCTATTTTCGACTGCTTTTACATTAACATCAGAATTACCACTTGCAATTAGAGAATATAAAGCTGGTATTTATGGACTTTGGCCATACTATATAGGAAAATCATTATCAGAAGTTCCACAAATTACATTATTAGGACTTCTTTTTTCAACAGCATTATATTGGTCAACAGGTTTATATCGAgaaatttattcatttataaaatttgcCACCGTCAAtacaataacaataaataccTCATTAGCATTTGCCCATATGGCAGCATGTATCTTTTTTGTAGAAGAACATACcatgttatttttatgtgCATTAGGATATCCATTAGTTCTTTTTGCTGGTTTTTATATGCGTTCACCATTAATTCCATTATATATGAAACCCCtagaatatttatcattttatcaatatGCTCATACATCAATATTAGCAAATCAATGGTCAAACATTGGGCATATCAAAGGTTGTATATCACCTAATGAAACAATAACACCAAATTCTATTGAGAGGCATTGCCAATATTCAACAGGACAGGAGATTCTTGAAAGTAATGGTTTAACAAATATGTCATATtggtataaaataatttcatttatgggattatttttattcttcaaAATAGTTGGTGGTGTAGCCCTACATGTTCGCGGGAGAATGATGAAATAA
- a CDS encoding Aminomethyltransferase, mitochondrial, giving the protein MNRIINFSFPFIRRYSSQQKGKKTCLNELHKKYNGKMVQFAGYEMPVEYDKHSVIDSIKHTRNNVSIFDVSHMLQTHIKGKDCIPFIESLTTSDVEGLKENSGALSVFTNDKGGIEDDLIVNKTSNGYLYMVTNAGCIDKDLPYLLTNAEKWKKNGKDVEIEVLENRGLIAVQGPQTSSLLKDETDINIDELYFMNTTIGTVFGIPDCRVTRCGYTGEDGVEISVDPNNASLLVERMLSNEKKIDVRLAGLGARDILRLEAGLCLYGNDINDTTTPMEGSISFVVAKRRRQTLGFPGAEKIVKQLEEKKCPKKRVGFIAEPGRAPRSHIPIIDPLDKACIGFITSGAPSPIVGKNISMGYIDFQDAKIGKTVLADFGKKQVNITVSKMPFVKTNYYVPKKN; this is encoded by the coding sequence aTGAATcgtattattaatttttcatttccATTTATAAGAAGATATTCATCACAACAAAAAGGCAAAAAAACATGTCTTAATgaattacataaaaaatataatggaAAAATGGTACAATTTGCAGGATATGAGATGCCTGTTGAATATGATAAACATTCTGTAATTGATTCTATTAAACATACCCGAAATAATGTATCAATATTTGATGTATCTCATATGTTACAAACACATATTAAAGGAAAAGATTGTATACCTTTTATTGAAAGTTTAACAACTTCTGATGTTGAAGggttaaaagaaaatagtGGTGCATTAAGTGTATTTACTAATGATAAAGGTGGAATTGAAGATgatttaattgttaataaaactaGTAAtggatatttatatatggtTACAAATGCTGGATGTATAGATAAAGATTTACCATACTTATTAACAAATGCtgaaaaatggaaaaaaaatggaaaagATGTAGAAATAGAAGTTTTAGAAAATAGAGGTCTTATAGCTGTTCAAGGTCCTCAAACAAGTTCTCTTTTAAAAGATGAAACTGATATTAATATAGatgaattatattttatgaatacAACAATTGGTACAGTTTTTGGTATTCCTGATTGTCGGGTTACACGTTGTGGTTATACAGGTGAAGATGGTGTAGAAATTTCTGTTGATCCAAATAATGCATCATTATTAGTTGAAAGAATGTTaagtaatgaaaaaaaaattgatgttCGTCTTGCAGGTCTAGGTGCCAGAGATATTTTAAGACTTGAAGCAGGTCTTTGTTTATATGGTAATGATATCAATGATACAACTACACCAATGGAAGGTAGCATATCATTTGTTGTTGCTAAACGTAGAAGGCAAACATTAGGTTTTCCTGGAGCtgaaaaaattgtaaaacaattagaagaaaaaaaatgtccAAAAAAACGTGTTGGTTTTATTGCAGAACCAGGTCGTGCTCCCAGATCACATATCCCTATTATTGATCCTCTTGATAAGGCATGTATTGGTTTTATCACATCAGGTGCTCCTTCACCAATTGttggaaaaaatatttctatggGTTACATTGATTTTCAAGATGCAAAAATTGGAAAAACTGTTTTAGCAGATTTTGGAAAAAAACAAGTAAATATTACTGTTTCAAAAATGCCATTTGtcaaaacaaattattatgtacctaaaaaaaattag
- a CDS encoding Mitochondrial carnitine/acylcarnitine carrier protein CACL → MDSTIESKIDKPLIIDFVAGSAAGIGMCLSGHPLDTIKVHIQSASANAKVGIFSCTRDIIKTFGPMGLYRGVLSPLSSTPLINATVFAGESFCSRLIKNDLNPVISTFMSGFCAGAFQTVVLCPTDVVKLKMQLTNTNLNTISLTKHIIETSGIKSLFRGFGITLCRDAPAYGVYFSSFEYFTSKYLDFNVDPSCGYNLLVNFVSGGLAGILCWIVTYPLDIVKTRFQNITNYTSYATVTRELYRESGLKGFFRGMNSTIIRAFITNAVTFVIMTQCQYYLTQIYNQEKQNGIPNIEQILYTSLPGDYIQNKKCCCSSPRRCLQCFHMDLFHLPEAGTTFLEPMLHTHGRLLTMNQNYNIPFDMRLLMLSFQQNNQNFNPFSNIFPNVMPQLAQQVQSYEFLQNWLQACNNINYGNQNKDLPPLTTPSTINQSFPLPGQSSMENLPQAYQKFLTYDKIEINFPRTSTTPLMKKNEGVFHDARKQNYQTPDSGIDSPASNQNLPESPKNDTSDVSVSTSVLTDDPSTNEPTTPTKGCNGKKKNYCYVCEKFIVNRNGRNQGPRRHVLQIHLKKPLYLCRICNYSSTYDKYHVTSHIKRIHDIDNTDDYIINNKYEQEPEVCVWYKKCFEDKLEPQ, encoded by the exons ATGGATTCCACAATTGAatcaaaaattgataaacCACTAATAATTGATTTTGTTGCTGGGAGTGCTGCAG gaATTGGTATGTGCCTCTCTGGGCATCCATTAGATACCATTAAAGTTCATATTCAATCAGCATCAGCTAATGCTAAAGTAGGAATATTTTCCTGTACTAGGgatataattaaaacatttggACCAATGGGATTATATAGAGGTGTACTAAGTCCATTAAGTTCAACACCACTTATCAATGCTACAGTATTTGCTGGTGAATCATTTTGTTCACGTCTCATAAAAAATGATCTTAATCCTGTAATATCAACATTTATGAGTGGTTTTTGTGCTGGTGCTTTTCAGACAGTTGTTCTATGTCCAACAGAtgtagtaaaattaaaaatgcaactaacaaatacaaatttaaatactATTTCATTAACAAAACATATCATTGAAACATCAggaataaaaagtttatttagaGGATTTGGGATAACTCTTTGTCGTGATGCTCCAGCATATGGTGTATATTTTTCAagttttgaatattttacaaGTAAATATCTTGATTTTAATGTTGATCCTAGTTGTGGATATAATTTACTTGTTAATTTTGTTTCTGGTGGTTTAGCAGGAATATTATGTTGGATTGTTACATATCCATTAGATATCGTTAAAACAAGGtttcaaaatattacaaattacACAAGTTATGCTACAGTTACCAGAGAATTATACAGAGAAAGTGGTTTAAAAGGATTTTTTAGAGGAATGAATTCAACAATTATAAG agCATTTATAACAAATGCTGTCACTTTCGTTATAATGACACAATGTCAATATTATCTTACTCAAATATATAATCAAGAAAAACAAAATGGAATTCCAAATATAgaacaaattttatacacATCATTACCAggtgattatattcaaaataaaaaatgttgttgTTCATCACCAAGAAGATGTTTACAATGTTTTCATATGGATTTATTTCATCTTCCTGAAGCAGGAACAACATTTTTAGAACCAATGTTACATACTCATGGTAGATT attaaccatgaatcaaaattataatatccCTTTTGATATGAGATTACTTATGTTGTCATTTCAacaaaataatcaaaatttcaatccattttcaaatatttttccaAATGTTATGCCACAGTTAGCTCAACAGGTTCAATCTTATGAATTTCTTCAAAATTGGCTTCAAGcttgtaataatattaactatggaaatcaaaataaagatttaCCACCATTGACTACTCCAAGTACAATAAATCAATCATTTCCTTTACCAGGACAAAGTTCTATGGAAAATTTACCACAGGcatatcaaaaatttcttacatatgataaaattgaaattaaCTTTCCCCGTACAAGTACTACTccattaatgaaaaaaaatgagGGAGTATTTCATGATGCCCgaaaacaaaattatcaaaCACCTGATAGTGGTATTGATAGCCCAGCATCAAATCAAAATCTTCCTGAAAGCCCAAAAAATGATACATCTGATGTTTCAGTATCTACATCTGTATTAACGGATGACCCCAGTACCAATGAACCAACGACACCAACAAAAGGATGTAAtggtaaaaagaaaaattattgttatgtTTGTGAGAAATTCATAGTAAATAGAAATGGAAGAAATCAag gACCACGCAGACATGTTTTACAGATTCATTTAAAGAAACCACTATATCTTTGTAGAATTTGTAATTACTCTTCTACATATGATAAATACCACGTTACATCacatattaaaagaattcaTGATATTGATAATACAGATGATtacattattaataacaaatatgAACAAGAACCTGAAGTTTGTGTGTggtataaaaaatgttttgagGATAAATTGGAACctcaataa